In the genome of Pseudomonas sp. HS6, one region contains:
- a CDS encoding YgiQ family radical SAM protein, which produces MQAAKPLFDYPKYWAECFGPAPFLPMSREEMDQLGWDSCDIIIVTGDAYVDHPSFGMAIIGRLLESQGFRVGIIAQPNWQSKDDFMKLGEPNLFFGVAAGNMDSMINRYTADKKIRSDDAYTPGGMAGKRPDRASLVYSQRCKEAYKNVPIVLGGIEASLRRIAHYDYWQDRVRNSILIDACADILLYGNAERAIVEVAQRLSYGHKIEDITDVRGTAFIRRDTPAGWYEVDSTRIDRPGKIDKIINPYVNTQDTQACAIEQEKGPVEDPEEAKVVQILASPKMTRDKTVIRLPSMEKVRGDAVLYAHANRVLHLETNPGNARALVQKHGEIDVWFNPPPIPMTTEEMDYVFGMPYARIPHPAYGKEKIPAYDMIRFSVNIMRGCFGGCTFCSITEHEGRIIQNRSEESIIREIEEIRDKVPGFTGVISDLGGPTANMYRIACKSPEIESACRKPSCVFPGICPNLNTDHSSLIQLYRSARALPGVKKILIASGLRYDLAVESPEYVKELVTHHVGGYLKIAPEHTEEGPLNQMMKPGIGTYDRFKRMFEKYTKEAGKEQYLIPYFIAAHPGTTDEDMMNLALWLKGNGFRADQVQAFYPSPMATATAMYHSGKNPLRKVTYKSDGVTIVKSEEQRRLHKAFLRYHDPKGWPMLREALIRMGRADLIGPGKNQLIPTHQPATDSYQSARRKNSTPSGSHKVAKDVKEKTTKILTQHTGLPPRASDGGNPWDKREQAKAAAFARNQQAAKDRKDAAKGKGPKPTKKPVVPR; this is translated from the coding sequence ATGCAAGCAGCCAAGCCGTTATTTGACTATCCAAAATACTGGGCCGAATGTTTCGGGCCGGCGCCATTCCTGCCAATGAGCAGGGAGGAGATGGATCAGCTCGGCTGGGATTCCTGCGACATCATCATTGTGACGGGAGACGCCTACGTCGATCACCCGTCGTTCGGCATGGCGATCATCGGCCGGCTGCTGGAGTCGCAAGGCTTCCGCGTCGGGATCATTGCCCAGCCGAACTGGCAGTCCAAAGACGACTTCATGAAGCTCGGCGAGCCGAACCTGTTCTTCGGCGTCGCGGCCGGCAACATGGACTCGATGATCAACCGCTATACCGCGGACAAGAAAATCCGTTCCGACGACGCCTACACCCCGGGTGGCATGGCGGGCAAACGTCCGGATCGCGCGAGCCTGGTCTACAGCCAGCGCTGCAAGGAAGCCTACAAAAACGTGCCGATCGTGCTCGGCGGCATTGAAGCTTCGCTGCGCCGTATCGCCCACTATGACTACTGGCAGGATCGCGTGCGCAATTCGATCCTGATCGATGCCTGTGCCGACATCCTGTTGTACGGCAACGCCGAACGAGCGATTGTCGAAGTCGCCCAGCGTCTGTCCTACGGTCACAAGATCGAAGACATCACCGATGTGCGTGGCACCGCGTTCATCCGTCGTGACACGCCTGCAGGCTGGTACGAAGTCGACTCCACGCGCATCGATCGTCCGGGCAAGATCGACAAGATCATCAACCCGTACGTCAACACCCAGGACACCCAGGCTTGCGCCATCGAGCAAGAGAAGGGGCCGGTTGAAGATCCGGAAGAAGCCAAGGTCGTGCAGATCCTGGCCAGCCCGAAAATGACCCGCGACAAGACCGTGATCCGCCTGCCGTCGATGGAGAAAGTGCGTGGTGATGCGGTCCTGTACGCCCACGCCAACCGCGTGCTGCACCTGGAAACCAACCCGGGCAACGCCCGTGCTCTGGTGCAGAAGCATGGCGAGATCGACGTCTGGTTCAACCCGCCGCCGATTCCGATGACCACTGAAGAAATGGACTACGTGTTCGGCATGCCTTACGCACGTATCCCGCATCCTGCGTACGGCAAGGAAAAGATCCCGGCCTACGACATGATCCGCTTCTCGGTGAACATCATGCGTGGCTGCTTCGGTGGCTGCACCTTCTGCTCGATCACCGAGCACGAAGGCCGGATCATCCAGAACCGTTCCGAAGAATCGATCATTCGCGAAATCGAAGAGATCCGCGACAAGGTGCCGGGTTTCACCGGCGTCATTTCCGACCTCGGCGGGCCGACCGCGAACATGTACCGCATCGCCTGCAAGAGCCCGGAAATCGAATCCGCGTGCCGCAAGCCGTCCTGCGTGTTCCCGGGCATCTGCCCGAACCTGAACACCGACCACTCGTCGCTGATTCAGCTGTACCGCAGCGCCCGTGCGTTGCCGGGTGTGAAGAAGATCCTGATCGCCTCCGGCCTGCGTTACGACCTCGCGGTCGAGTCGCCGGAGTACGTCAAAGAGCTGGTGACCCACCACGTCGGCGGTTACCTGAAGATCGCCCCGGAACACACCGAGGAAGGTCCGCTCAACCAGATGATGAAGCCGGGGATCGGCACCTACGATCGCTTCAAGCGCATGTTCGAGAAGTACACCAAGGAGGCGGGGAAAGAACAGTACCTGATTCCGTACTTCATCGCCGCGCACCCGGGCACCACCGACGAAGACATGATGAACCTGGCCCTGTGGCTCAAGGGCAACGGCTTCCGTGCCGACCAGGTACAGGCGTTCTATCCGTCGCCGATGGCCACCGCCACCGCGATGTACCATTCGGGCAAGAACCCGCTGCGCAAGGTCACCTACAAGAGCGACGGCGTGACCATCGTCAAGAGCGAGGAGCAGCGTCGTCTGCACAAGGCGTTCCTGCGTTATCACGACCCGAAAGGCTGGCCGATGCTGCGTGAAGCGCTGATCCGCATGGGCCGTGCCGACCTGATCGGGCCGGGCAAGAACCAGTTGATCCCGACGCATCAGCCAGCTACCGACAGCTACCAGAGTGCCCGTCGCAAGAACTCGACGCCGTCCGGCAGCCATAAAGTGGCGAAGGACGTGAAAGAGAAGACCACCAAGATCCTCACCCAGCACACCGGTCTGCCACCTCGCGCCAGCGACGGCGGCAACCCGTGGGACAAGCGTGAGCAGGCCAAGGCTGCGGCGTTCGCCCGTAACCAGCAGGCTGCAAAGGATCGCAAGGACGCGGCGAAAGGCAAGGGTCCGAAACCGACGAAGAAGCCTGTAGTGCCACGCTGA
- the dnaB gene encoding replicative DNA helicase, producing MNEISAPEQYDLQTASLKVPPHSIEAEQAVLGGLMLDNNAWERVLDQVSDGDFYRHDHRLIFRAIAKLADQNSPIDVVTLAEQLDKEGQTSQVGGLGYLGELAKNTPSVANIKAYAQIVRQRATLRQLIGISTEIADSAFNPEGRTAEEILDEAERQIFAIAEARPKTGGPVGVNDLLTKAIDRIDTLFNTADAITGLSTGYTDLDEKTSGLQPSDLIIVAGRPSMGKTTFAMNLVENAVLRSDKVVLVYSLEMPGESLIMRMLSSLGRIDQTKVRSGQLEDDDWPRLTSAVNLLNDRKLFIDDTAGISPSEMRARTRRLVREHGDIGLIMIDYLQLMQIPGSSGDNRTNEISEISRSLKALAKEFQCPVVALSQLNRSLEQRPNKRPVNSDLRESGAIEQDADVIMFVYRDEVYHPETEHKGIAEIIIGKQRNGPIGFIRLAFIGKYTRFENLAPGSYNFDDDE from the coding sequence ATGAACGAAATCTCCGCTCCCGAGCAATACGATCTGCAAACCGCATCCTTGAAGGTGCCACCGCATTCCATCGAGGCCGAACAGGCCGTGCTCGGTGGTCTGATGCTGGACAACAACGCCTGGGAACGCGTGCTCGATCAAGTCTCCGACGGCGATTTCTACCGGCATGACCACCGTCTGATTTTCCGCGCGATCGCCAAACTGGCCGATCAGAACTCGCCGATCGACGTCGTGACCCTTGCCGAGCAACTGGACAAGGAAGGTCAGACATCGCAGGTTGGCGGTCTCGGCTACCTCGGCGAACTGGCGAAAAACACGCCGTCCGTCGCCAACATCAAGGCCTATGCGCAGATCGTCCGCCAGCGTGCGACGTTGCGCCAGTTGATCGGTATCAGCACGGAAATTGCCGACAGCGCCTTCAACCCCGAAGGTCGCACCGCCGAGGAAATCCTCGACGAAGCCGAGCGGCAGATCTTCGCGATTGCCGAAGCCCGGCCAAAAACCGGTGGTCCGGTGGGCGTAAATGACCTGTTGACCAAGGCCATCGATCGTATCGATACCCTTTTCAACACCGCTGACGCAATTACCGGCCTGTCCACCGGCTACACCGATCTCGACGAGAAGACCAGCGGCCTGCAACCGTCCGACCTGATCATCGTCGCCGGCCGTCCGTCGATGGGTAAGACGACTTTCGCGATGAACCTTGTTGAAAATGCCGTATTGCGCAGCGACAAGGTGGTGCTGGTGTACTCCCTTGAGATGCCTGGCGAATCGCTGATCATGCGTATGTTGTCCTCCCTCGGCCGCATCGACCAGACCAAGGTGCGTTCCGGCCAACTGGAAGACGACGACTGGCCGCGCCTTACCTCGGCGGTCAACCTGCTCAACGACCGCAAGCTGTTCATCGATGACACCGCCGGCATCAGCCCGTCGGAGATGCGTGCCCGGACCCGGCGTCTGGTGCGCGAGCACGGCGACATCGGCTTGATCATGATCGACTACTTGCAGTTGATGCAGATTCCCGGTTCCAGCGGTGACAACCGGACCAACGAGATTTCCGAGATCTCGCGATCCCTGAAAGCACTGGCCAAAGAGTTTCAATGCCCGGTGGTCGCTCTGTCCCAGCTCAACCGTTCCCTTGAGCAGCGTCCCAACAAGCGCCCGGTGAACTCCGACTTGCGGGAATCCGGAGCGATCGAGCAGGACGCCGACGTCATCATGTTCGTGTACCGGGACGAGGTTTATCACCCGGAAACCGAACACAAGGGCATCGCCGAAATCATCATCGGCAAACAGCGGAACGGCCCGATCGGCTTCATCCGCCTGGCCTTCATCGGCAAATACACGCGCTTCGAAAACCTTGCGCCGGGCAGCTATAACTTTGACGACGACGAGTAA
- the rplI gene encoding 50S ribosomal protein L9: MQLILLEKVTNLGNLGDKVNVKAGYGRNYLLPYGKATAATPANIAAFEERRAELEKAAADRKASAESRAAQLAELEVTITATAGDEGKLFGSIGTHDIADALTASGVEVAKSEVRLPNGTIRNVGEFDVAVHLHAEVEATVRVVVVAA, translated from the coding sequence ATGCAACTGATCCTTCTGGAAAAAGTCACCAACCTGGGCAACCTGGGTGACAAAGTGAACGTTAAGGCCGGTTACGGTCGTAACTACCTGCTGCCTTACGGCAAGGCTACCGCCGCGACCCCAGCAAACATTGCTGCGTTCGAAGAGCGTCGTGCCGAGCTGGAAAAAGCTGCTGCAGACCGTAAAGCATCGGCTGAAAGCCGTGCTGCCCAACTGGCCGAGCTGGAAGTGACCATCACTGCCACCGCTGGCGACGAAGGCAAGCTGTTCGGTTCGATCGGTACTCACGACATCGCTGACGCACTGACCGCCTCCGGCGTTGAAGTTGCGAAAAGCGAAGTTCGTCTGCCGAACGGCACCATCCGCAACGTGGGTGAATTCGACGTGGCTGTGCACCTGCACGCCGAAGTTGAAGCCACCGTACGCGTTGTCGTGGTAGCAGCTTAA
- the rpsR gene encoding 30S ribosomal protein S18: MARFFRRRKFCRFTAEDVKEIDYKDLNTLKAYVSETGKIVPSRITGTKARYQRQLATAIKRARFLALLAYTDSHGR, encoded by the coding sequence ATGGCACGTTTCTTCCGTCGTCGTAAATTCTGCCGCTTCACCGCTGAAGACGTGAAGGAGATCGATTACAAAGATCTCAACACTCTGAAAGCCTACGTATCCGAGACCGGCAAAATCGTTCCAAGCCGCATCACCGGTACCAAAGCTCGTTATCAGCGTCAGCTGGCCACCGCTATCAAGCGCGCCCGCTTCCTGGCCCTGCTGGCCTACACCGACAGCCACGGCCGCTGA
- the rpsF gene encoding 30S ribosomal protein S6: protein MRHYEIIFLVHPDQSEQVGGMVERYTKLIEEDGGKIHRLEDWGRRQLAYAINNVHKAHYVMLNVECTGKALAELEDNFRYNDAVIRNLVIRRDEAVTGQSEMLKAEENRSERRERRERPEHDGSADGDDSDSDSDNSDNADE from the coding sequence ATGCGTCATTACGAAATCATCTTTCTGGTCCACCCTGACCAGAGCGAGCAAGTCGGCGGCATGGTTGAGCGTTACACCAAGCTGATCGAAGAAGACGGCGGCAAAATCCACCGTCTGGAAGACTGGGGCCGTCGTCAACTGGCCTACGCAATCAACAATGTTCACAAGGCTCACTACGTGATGCTGAACGTTGAGTGCACCGGCAAGGCCCTGGCCGAGCTGGAAGACAACTTCCGCTACAACGATGCAGTGATCCGTAACCTGGTCATCCGTCGCGACGAAGCCGTTACCGGCCAGTCCGAGATGCTCAAGGCTGAAGAAAACCGCAGTGAGCGCCGTGAGCGTCGCGAACGTCCTGAGCACGATGGCAGCGCCGATGGCGATGACAGCGATAGCGACAGCGACAACAGCGATAACGCTGACGAGTAA
- the rlmB gene encoding 23S rRNA (guanosine(2251)-2'-O)-methyltransferase RlmB, translating to MSQLEKIYGVHAVEALLRHHPKRVKQIWLAESRNDPRVQTLIELANENRVQIGQAERREMDAWVEGVHQGVVADVSPSQVWGEAMLDELLDRTEGAPLLLVLDGVTDPHNLGACLRSADAAGALAVIVPKDKSATLTPVVRKVACGAAEVIPLVAVTNLARTLEKLQQRGLWVVGTAGEAEVSIYDQDLTGPTILIMGAEGKGMRRLTREHCDYLVNLPMAGSVSSLNVSVATGVCLFEAQRQRGAKAKAAAKKA from the coding sequence ATGAGTCAGTTGGAAAAAATCTACGGCGTTCACGCGGTAGAAGCGTTGCTGCGTCACCACCCTAAACGCGTCAAGCAGATCTGGCTGGCTGAAAGCCGCAACGATCCGCGGGTGCAGACGCTGATCGAGCTGGCCAACGAAAACCGGGTTCAGATCGGTCAGGCCGAGCGCCGTGAAATGGATGCCTGGGTCGAAGGCGTGCACCAGGGCGTGGTGGCGGACGTCAGTCCGAGCCAGGTCTGGGGCGAAGCGATGCTCGACGAGTTGCTCGATCGCACTGAAGGCGCGCCTCTGTTGCTGGTGCTCGACGGCGTGACCGATCCGCACAACCTCGGCGCCTGCCTGCGTTCGGCAGATGCCGCTGGTGCGCTGGCGGTCATCGTGCCGAAAGACAAATCGGCCACCTTGACGCCCGTCGTGCGTAAAGTGGCTTGCGGCGCGGCGGAAGTGATTCCGCTGGTGGCCGTGACCAACCTTGCTCGCACCCTGGAAAAGCTTCAGCAGCGCGGGCTGTGGGTTGTCGGCACGGCGGGTGAGGCCGAGGTCAGCATCTACGACCAGGACCTGACCGGCCCGACCATCCTGATCATGGGCGCCGAAGGCAAAGGCATGCGTCGCCTGACCCGTGAACATTGCGACTACCTGGTGAACCTGCCGATGGCCGGTAGCGTCAGCAGTCTCAACGTGTCGGTTGCGACGGGCGTGTGCCTGTTCGAGGCCCAGCGCCAGCGCGGGGCCAAGGCCAAGGCGGCTGCCAAAAAGGCTTAA
- the rnr gene encoding ribonuclease R, which translates to MADWQSLDPEAAREAEKYENPIPSRELILQHLADRGSPAAREQLVEEFGLTTEDQVEALRRRLRAMERDAQLIYTRRGTYAPVDKLDLILGRISGHRDGFGFLVPDDGSDDLFMSPAQMRLVFDGDRALARVSGLDRRGRREGVIVEVVSRAHETIVGRYFEEGGIGFVVADNPKIQQEVLVTPGRNANAQIGQFVEVKITHWPTPRFQPQGDVVEVVGNYMAPGMEIDVALRTYDIPHVWPEAVLKEAAKLKPEVEEKDKEKRVDLRHLPFVTIDGEDARDFDDAVYCEAKPGKLRLFSGGWKLYVAIADVSSYVKIGSALDNEAQVRGNSVYFPERVVPMLPEQLSNGLCSLNPHVDRLAMVCEMTISKSGEMTDYCFYEAVIHSHARLTYSKVSAMLETPKATEGRKLRGEYTDVLPHLKQLYALYKVLLAARHVRGAIDFETQETRIIFGSERKIAEIRPTTRNDAHKLIEECMLAANVATAEFLKKHEIPALYRVHDGPPPERLEKLRAFLGELGLSLHKGKDGPSPKDYQALLASIKDRPDFHLIQTVMLRSLSQAVYSAENDGHFGLNYEAYTHFTSPIRRYPDLLTHRAIRSVIHSKQDTPHVRRAGAMTIPKARIYPYDEAALEQLGEQCSMSERRADEATRDVVNWLKCEFMKDRVGESFPGVITAVTGFGLFVELTDIYVEGLVHVTALPGDYYHFDPVHHRLAGERTGRSFRLGDTVEVRVMRVDLDERKIDFEMAEKTISAPIGRKKRGAETAAPAAKVVDEKAPAKTASRRPAKEKVAEAYRPSDAVAKNAELRKSREMKKALLADAKNGGKAASGGKTGRSAPEKASGGKPAKPSKHRKGPPKAGSAPARSGGARKPKAKS; encoded by the coding sequence ATGGCCGATTGGCAGTCCCTCGATCCCGAGGCCGCTCGTGAAGCGGAAAAATATGAAAACCCTATTCCCAGCCGCGAACTGATCCTTCAGCACCTTGCTGATCGGGGTTCGCCTGCTGCCCGCGAGCAACTGGTCGAAGAATTTGGTCTGACCACTGAAGACCAGGTCGAAGCCCTGCGCCGCCGACTGCGCGCCATGGAGCGCGACGCTCAACTGATCTACACCCGCCGCGGCACTTATGCGCCGGTGGACAAGCTCGACCTGATCCTCGGTCGCATCAGCGGTCACCGCGACGGCTTCGGCTTCCTGGTGCCGGATGACGGTTCCGATGACCTGTTCATGAGCCCGGCACAGATGCGTCTGGTGTTCGATGGCGACCGTGCCCTGGCCCGTGTTTCCGGCCTGGACCGTCGCGGTCGCCGTGAAGGTGTGATCGTCGAAGTGGTGTCCCGTGCCCACGAAACCATCGTCGGTCGCTATTTCGAAGAAGGCGGTATCGGCTTCGTTGTCGCGGACAACCCGAAGATCCAACAAGAAGTGCTGGTGACGCCAGGTCGCAATGCCAACGCCCAGATCGGTCAGTTCGTCGAGGTGAAAATCACCCACTGGCCGACTCCGCGCTTCCAGCCGCAAGGTGACGTGGTCGAAGTCGTCGGCAACTACATGGCGCCGGGCATGGAAATCGATGTCGCCCTGCGCACCTACGACATTCCGCACGTCTGGCCTGAAGCTGTTCTGAAAGAAGCGGCCAAGCTCAAGCCTGAAGTCGAAGAGAAAGACAAAGAGAAGCGCGTCGACCTGCGCCATCTGCCGTTCGTCACCATCGACGGCGAAGATGCCCGCGACTTTGACGACGCGGTCTACTGCGAAGCCAAGCCAGGCAAACTGCGCCTGTTCTCCGGTGGCTGGAAGTTGTACGTGGCGATTGCCGATGTTTCCAGCTACGTGAAGATCGGTTCGGCCCTGGACAACGAAGCTCAGGTGCGCGGCAACTCGGTGTACTTCCCCGAGCGCGTGGTGCCGATGCTGCCGGAGCAGCTGTCCAACGGCCTGTGCTCGCTGAACCCGCACGTCGATCGTCTGGCCATGGTCTGCGAGATGACCATCTCCAAATCCGGCGAAATGACCGACTACTGCTTCTATGAAGCGGTGATCCACTCCCACGCCCGTCTGACCTACAGCAAGGTCAGCGCGATGCTGGAAACGCCGAAGGCTACCGAAGGGCGCAAGCTTCGCGGTGAATACACCGACGTCTTGCCGCACCTGAAACAGCTCTACGCGTTGTACAAGGTATTGCTGGCCGCCCGTCACGTACGTGGCGCGATTGATTTCGAAACGCAGGAAACCCGGATCATCTTCGGTTCCGAGCGCAAGATTGCCGAGATTCGCCCGACCACCCGTAACGACGCGCACAAGCTGATCGAGGAATGCATGCTGGCGGCCAACGTGGCCACCGCCGAATTCCTGAAAAAGCACGAAATTCCTGCGTTGTACCGTGTCCACGACGGTCCGCCACCGGAGCGTCTGGAAAAACTGCGCGCGTTCCTCGGCGAACTTGGCCTGTCCCTGCACAAAGGCAAGGACGGCCCGTCGCCGAAGGACTATCAGGCTCTGTTGGCCAGCATCAAGGACCGTCCGGATTTCCACCTGATCCAGACCGTGATGCTGCGTTCCCTGAGCCAGGCGGTGTACAGCGCCGAGAACGACGGCCACTTCGGCCTGAATTACGAAGCTTATACCCACTTCACCTCGCCGATCCGCCGTTACCCGGACCTGCTCACGCATCGCGCGATCCGCAGCGTGATCCATTCGAAACAGGACACCCCGCACGTTCGCCGTGCCGGCGCGATGACCATTCCGAAGGCGCGCATCTATCCGTACGACGAAGCGGCCCTGGAGCAACTCGGCGAGCAATGCTCGATGAGCGAGCGCCGTGCCGACGAAGCGACCCGCGACGTGGTGAACTGGCTCAAGTGCGAGTTCATGAAAGATCGCGTGGGCGAGTCGTTCCCGGGCGTGATCACTGCCGTGACCGGTTTCGGTCTGTTCGTCGAACTCACCGATATCTACGTCGAAGGTCTGGTGCACGTCACCGCACTGCCGGGCGACTACTACCACTTCGACCCTGTGCACCACCGCCTGGCGGGCGAGCGCACCGGTCGCAGCTTCCGTCTGGGCGATACCGTTGAAGTGCGCGTCATGCGGGTCGATCTCGACGAGCGCAAGATCGACTTCGAGATGGCCGAGAAAACCATCAGCGCGCCAATCGGCCGAAAGAAGCGTGGCGCCGAAACCGCTGCTCCAGCAGCCAAGGTTGTGGACGAAAAGGCTCCGGCAAAAACCGCCAGCCGTCGTCCGGCCAAAGAAAAGGTGGCCGAGGCTTATCGCCCGAGCGATGCCGTGGCGAAAAACGCCGAACTGCGCAAAAGCCGTGAAATGAAGAAGGCCTTGCTGGCCGACGCCAAGAACGGTGGTAAAGCGGCGTCCGGGGGAAAGACCGGGCGGTCGGCGCCTGAAAAGGCTTCCGGCGGCAAGCCAGCCAAACCGAGCAAACACCGCAAGGGCCCGCCAAAAGCGGGTTCCGCTCCAGCCAGAAGCGGCGGGGCACGTAAACCGAAGGCGAAGTCATGA
- a CDS encoding iron ABC transporter substrate-binding protein has product MMFRNTLRRGLTFTLLGLALAPPLTQAADAVSLTLYNGQHKEVGDAIAKAFEAKTGIHVNVRKGSSNQLASQIIEEGDRSPADVIYTEESPPLNNLGEQGLLAKADDATLAVLPKEYVAGNGTWIGVTARVRVVAFNPKLVDEKDLPKSVLDFADPQWQGKVGFVPTSGAFQEQAVAIIKKHGREAAEEWLTGLRAFGKTYSNNMVALKAVENGEVATVLVNNYYWFALQREKGKLDSKLHYFTGGDVGGLITVSSAAVLKSSKHPKEAQQFLAYMASEEGQRVITQTTAEYPLHKGMESDRGLKPFSELEAPDVTPADLGNAEEALDLEREVGLN; this is encoded by the coding sequence ATGATGTTTCGAAATACCCTGCGCCGCGGCTTGACCTTCACCCTGCTCGGCCTGGCACTCGCCCCCCCCCTCACCCAGGCTGCCGATGCGGTTTCCCTGACGCTCTACAACGGTCAACACAAGGAAGTCGGCGATGCGATCGCAAAAGCCTTCGAAGCCAAGACCGGCATTCACGTCAATGTACGCAAGGGCAGCAGCAACCAGCTCGCCAGCCAGATCATCGAAGAAGGCGACCGCTCCCCCGCCGACGTCATCTACACCGAAGAATCCCCACCGCTGAACAACCTCGGCGAACAAGGCCTGCTGGCCAAGGCCGACGATGCAACCCTGGCCGTTCTGCCAAAAGAATACGTCGCCGGCAACGGCACCTGGATCGGTGTCACCGCCCGGGTTCGCGTGGTGGCCTTCAACCCGAAACTGGTCGATGAAAAGGACCTGCCGAAATCGGTCCTGGATTTCGCTGATCCGCAGTGGCAAGGCAAGGTCGGTTTCGTACCTACCAGCGGCGCCTTCCAGGAACAGGCCGTGGCCATCATCAAAAAGCATGGTCGCGAAGCCGCCGAAGAATGGCTGACTGGCCTGCGCGCCTTCGGCAAGACCTACAGCAACAACATGGTCGCCCTCAAGGCTGTGGAAAACGGCGAAGTCGCCACCGTACTGGTGAACAACTACTACTGGTTCGCCCTGCAGCGAGAGAAAGGCAAGCTCGACTCCAAACTGCATTACTTCACCGGCGGCGACGTTGGTGGCTTGATTACTGTCTCCAGCGCAGCCGTGCTGAAATCCAGCAAACATCCAAAAGAAGCCCAGCAATTCCTCGCTTACATGGCCAGCGAAGAAGGCCAGCGCGTGATCACTCAGACCACCGCCGAATACCCGCTGCATAAAGGCATGGAATCGGATCGCGGCCTCAAGCCATTCAGCGAACTGGAAGCGCCGGACGTCACGCCCGCCGATCTGGGCAATGCCGAAGAGGCGCTGGACCTGGAACGCGAAGTTGGCCTGAACTGA
- a CDS encoding iron ABC transporter permease, which translates to MTASLSARATRGGYVPRRKRPSIWLVLPVLLLVVMSLLPLAYVGLKAWQAGWAEALHLLWRPYVFGLLRNTLALMVGVTLTCGVIGLSLAWLLERSNLPGRRLWGVILCLPFAVPAFVSSFTWVSLSAQFEGLGGAILVMSLSKYPLIFLPVAATLRNLDPSLEESARTLGQNRWGVFFRVTLPLLWPSLLAGSLLIALHMLVEFGALSIIGLQTFTTAIYQQFELEFSNANAAMLSAVLLALCLMLLWLELRVRGKGRHVRTGQGAARQAEQVRLGPWVIAGQLYCLMLAIVGSGIPLGMLAYWLAVGSSAAFPVAAITEALLSSLALSLGGAGLCLVLAVPVGLLVVRYKGQLAIWAERLPYLLHALPGLVIALTLVYFALHYVPALYQTSALLLIAYALLFLPLAQAPIRTALNKAAPQLEEAARTLGASSFTAFCRVTLPIIFPALGAAFALVFLDAMKELTATLLLSPTGLNTLATEVWAHTANVEFAAAAPYAALLIVVSGLPVYLLTTRMYLSR; encoded by the coding sequence ATGACCGCATCGTTATCCGCCCGCGCTACACGCGGGGGTTATGTGCCACGGCGCAAGCGGCCGTCGATCTGGCTGGTGCTGCCGGTGTTGCTGCTGGTGGTCATGAGCCTGTTGCCGCTGGCCTACGTCGGGCTCAAAGCCTGGCAGGCCGGCTGGGCCGAAGCGCTGCATTTGCTGTGGCGGCCGTATGTGTTCGGCCTGCTGCGCAACACGCTGGCGCTGATGGTCGGGGTAACCTTGACTTGCGGCGTGATCGGCCTGTCGCTGGCGTGGTTGCTGGAGCGCAGCAATCTGCCAGGCCGGCGCCTGTGGGGCGTGATTCTTTGCCTGCCGTTCGCGGTGCCGGCCTTCGTCAGCAGCTTCACTTGGGTGTCGCTCAGCGCGCAGTTCGAAGGGCTCGGCGGGGCCATCCTGGTGATGAGCCTGTCGAAATACCCGCTGATCTTCCTGCCGGTCGCAGCAACCTTGCGCAATCTCGATCCCTCTCTTGAAGAATCGGCTCGCACCCTGGGACAGAATCGCTGGGGCGTGTTTTTCCGCGTCACCCTGCCCCTGCTCTGGCCATCGTTGTTGGCCGGTTCACTGCTGATTGCATTGCACATGCTGGTGGAGTTCGGCGCACTGTCGATCATTGGCCTGCAAACCTTCACCACCGCGATCTATCAGCAATTCGAACTGGAATTCAGCAATGCCAATGCGGCGATGCTGTCGGCAGTGTTGCTGGCGCTGTGCCTGATGCTGTTGTGGCTGGAGCTGCGCGTGCGCGGCAAGGGCCGTCATGTGCGAACCGGCCAGGGCGCGGCGCGCCAGGCTGAACAAGTGCGACTGGGCCCTTGGGTGATTGCCGGCCAGCTGTACTGCCTCATGCTGGCGATTGTCGGCAGCGGAATTCCACTGGGCATGTTGGCTTACTGGCTCGCCGTGGGATCGTCAGCGGCATTCCCGGTTGCGGCGATCACTGAAGCCTTGTTGTCTTCATTGGCGCTGTCGCTGGGTGGCGCGGGATTGTGTCTGGTGCTGGCGGTACCGGTCGGGTTGCTGGTGGTACGCTACAAAGGCCAACTGGCGATCTGGGCCGAGCGCCTGCCCTATCTGCTCCACGCCCTGCCCGGGCTGGTGATCGCTCTGACCCTGGTGTATTTCGCCCTGCATTACGTGCCGGCGCTGTACCAGACCTCCGCGTTGTTGCTGATCGCCTATGCGCTACTGTTTCTACCACTGGCTCAAGCGCCGATCCGCACAGCGCTGAACAAGGCAGCACCACAACTGGAAGAGGCCGCCCGCACCCTGGGCGCGTCTTCGTTCACAGCGTTCTGTCGAGTGACCCTGCCGATCATCTTCCCGGCACTGGGCGCGGCGTTTGCGCTGGTGTTTCTGGATGCCATGAAGGAACTGACGGCGACGTTGCTGTTGAGTCCGACCGGGCTCAACACCTTGGCGACCGAGGTGTGGGCACACACCGCGAACGTCGAGTTTGCGGCGGCGGCGCCTTATGCGGCGTTGTTGATTGTGGTGTCGGGCTTGCCCGTCTACCTGCTGACGACCCGAATGTATTTGAGCCGATAA